The following coding sequences are from one Achromobacter sp. B7 window:
- a CDS encoding SDR family oxidoreductase, with amino-acid sequence MTTRFETIKQELAAQPRKWLVTGCAGFIGSNLLETLLKLNQTVTGLDNFATGHQRNLDEVRDSVSPEQWARFSFVEGDIRDLAACQRATEGVDFVLHQAALGSVPRSLKDPITTNEVNIGGFLNMLVAARDAGVKSFVYAASSSTYGDHPALPKVEENIGKPLSPYAVTKYVNELYADVFARSYGFETVGLRYFNVFGKRQDPDGAYAAVIPKWTAAMIKGEDVTINGDGETSRDFCFVDNAVQANLLGAMASPEARNQVYNVAVSGRSTLNDLFGFLVTALGNQNVNYAKKPVYADFRAGDVRHSQADVSKAGRLLGYVPSHTVLQGLEVAMPWYTQFLR; translated from the coding sequence ATGACCACGCGATTTGAAACCATCAAGCAAGAACTCGCCGCCCAGCCGCGCAAGTGGCTGGTGACCGGCTGCGCCGGCTTCATCGGCTCGAACCTGTTGGAAACGCTGCTCAAGCTGAACCAGACCGTGACCGGCCTGGACAACTTCGCCACCGGCCACCAACGCAATCTGGATGAAGTGCGCGACTCGGTGTCGCCCGAACAGTGGGCGCGTTTTTCCTTCGTGGAAGGCGACATCCGCGATCTGGCTGCCTGCCAGCGCGCGACCGAAGGCGTTGATTTCGTCCTGCACCAGGCCGCTTTGGGCTCGGTGCCGCGTTCGCTGAAAGACCCGATCACCACCAACGAAGTGAACATCGGCGGCTTCCTGAACATGCTGGTCGCCGCGCGCGACGCGGGCGTGAAGTCGTTCGTCTATGCGGCCTCCAGCTCCACCTACGGCGACCATCCGGCCCTGCCGAAGGTGGAAGAGAACATCGGCAAGCCGCTGTCGCCCTACGCCGTCACCAAGTACGTGAACGAACTGTACGCCGACGTGTTCGCGCGTTCGTACGGCTTCGAGACCGTGGGCCTGCGCTACTTCAACGTGTTCGGCAAGCGCCAGGACCCCGACGGCGCGTACGCCGCCGTGATCCCGAAGTGGACCGCCGCCATGATCAAGGGCGAAGACGTCACCATCAACGGCGACGGCGAAACCAGCCGCGACTTCTGCTTCGTCGACAACGCGGTGCAGGCCAATCTGCTTGGCGCGATGGCCTCGCCCGAAGCGCGCAACCAGGTCTACAACGTGGCCGTCAGCGGCCGCAGCACCTTGAACGACCTGTTCGGCTTCCTGGTCACGGCGCTGGGCAACCAGAACGTGAACTACGCCAAGAAGCCGGTCTACGCCGACTTCCGCGCTGGCGACGTGCGCCATTCGCAGGCCGACGTCAGCAAGGCCGGCCGTCTGCTGGGCTACGTGCCGTCGCACACCGTGCTGCAAGGCCTGGAAGTGGCCATGCCCTGGTACACGCAATTCCTGCGTTGA
- a CDS encoding glycosyltransferase encodes MSTPALHVLHVITGLGQGGAESVLLRLATYPEAGVSHTVVSLTDEGIYGQRLRDAGVAVHALGMKRGRVSLGGFMALRRLIADTRPDVVQTWMYHADLIGGLAARLAGVRAIAWGIRNSGEHLERSSRSARIVLRACALLSGSVPRAIVCAAQNAAERHAEKGYRRDRMAVISNGYDLSRYAPDAQARTRMRAQWGLSEDAPVIGSVARWDPLKDHANLLRAVAALVRDGRDGGLRCVLVGRGMTPDNPELAALIDKLNLRDRLILAGPSDDVPAVMNGLDLHVLSSCAEGFPNVVAEAMACGVYCVVTDVGDAAYIVADTGVVVPPEQAEALARGIETALCDVAARGTGRAGEAGRARVLENFDLARMVQRYIAVWRRISGAKA; translated from the coding sequence ATGAGCACCCCGGCATTACATGTGCTGCACGTGATCACCGGCCTGGGCCAGGGCGGCGCGGAATCCGTGCTGCTGCGTCTGGCGACGTACCCGGAAGCGGGTGTGTCGCACACCGTCGTGTCCTTGACCGATGAAGGCATCTACGGCCAGCGCCTGCGCGATGCCGGCGTCGCGGTGCATGCCTTGGGCATGAAGCGCGGCCGCGTCAGCCTGGGCGGTTTCATGGCGCTGCGCCGCTTGATCGCCGACACGCGTCCCGACGTTGTGCAGACCTGGATGTATCACGCCGACCTGATCGGTGGCCTGGCCGCGCGGCTGGCCGGCGTGCGCGCCATTGCCTGGGGCATCCGCAATTCCGGCGAACACCTGGAACGCAGCAGCCGGTCGGCGCGCATCGTCTTGCGCGCTTGCGCGTTGTTGTCCGGCAGCGTGCCGCGCGCCATCGTGTGCGCGGCGCAGAACGCCGCCGAACGCCATGCCGAAAAGGGCTACCGGCGCGACCGCATGGCCGTCATTTCCAATGGCTATGACCTGTCGCGTTATGCGCCGGACGCCCAGGCCCGCACGCGCATGCGCGCGCAATGGGGCCTGTCCGAAGACGCGCCCGTGATCGGCAGCGTGGCCCGCTGGGACCCGTTGAAAGATCACGCCAACCTGCTGCGCGCCGTGGCCGCGCTGGTGCGCGACGGGCGTGACGGCGGCTTGCGCTGCGTGCTGGTCGGACGCGGCATGACGCCCGACAACCCCGAACTGGCTGCCTTGATCGACAAGCTGAACCTGCGCGACCGCCTCATCCTGGCCGGCCCCAGCGACGACGTGCCCGCCGTGATGAACGGGCTGGACCTGCATGTGCTGTCCAGCTGCGCCGAGGGCTTTCCCAATGTGGTGGCCGAGGCCATGGCGTGCGGCGTCTATTGCGTGGTGACCGACGTGGGCGACGCCGCCTACATCGTTGCCGACACCGGCGTCGTCGTGCCGCCCGAACAAGCCGAAGCGCTGGCGCGGGGCATCGAAACCGCGCTGTGCGATGTGGCCGCTCGGGGCACGGGCCGCGCCGGGGAAGCCGGCCGCGCGCGCGTGCTGGAAAACTTTGATCTGGCACGCATGGTGCAACGTTACATCGCCGTATGGCGCCGTATTTCTGGAGCCAAGGCATGA
- the asnB gene encoding asparagine synthase (glutamine-hydrolyzing), giving the protein MCGIVGIWGPIGNKERLLAESCRRIRHRGPDSNGFWEDPEAEVALGHVRLAILDLTEAGHQPMTSACGRYVMVFNGEVYNHMDIRKQLEQSALAPTWRGHSDTETLLAGFTALGIEATLQAAVGMFAIALWDRASRKLMLARDRMGEKPLYYGYSGAELVFASELKGLMPIPGFGRDLNRNALASYMRHNYIPAPQSIYQGINKLPPGTWIEFTADDTRSRRMPEPRVYWSAREAADAAARAPLSFGTDAEAAEALEGVLSKAVGGQMLSDVSLGAFLSGGIDSSTIVALMQAQSAKPVRTFAIGFHEKGYDEAQHAKAVATHLGTDHTELYVTADDALAVVPSLADMYDEPFADSSQIPTSLVTKMARQHVTVALSGDGGDELFGGYSRYFRVNNWWQQCERVPAMLRKPAGALLSASAQLPGRGAWRGKVGKLGELLRTDSRGDFYRHFVSYWPEPSQVVKGGVEPVSEFARDMQGSTFEAMMKLDTVTYLPDDILVKVDRAAMAVSLETRVPLIDHRVYEFAWSLPHQYKVRGNTGKWLLRQVLHRHVPQALVDRPKRGFAVPLAAWLRGPLREWADALLDPARLRQEGWFEPEPILRKWREHTSGHRNWDSHLWGVLMMQAWLDRYRAAPDQGGTIGSR; this is encoded by the coding sequence ATGTGTGGAATAGTCGGAATTTGGGGCCCCATCGGGAACAAGGAACGGTTGCTGGCCGAAAGCTGCCGCCGCATCCGCCATCGCGGGCCGGACAGCAACGGCTTCTGGGAAGACCCGGAAGCCGAAGTGGCGCTGGGCCATGTGCGCCTGGCCATCCTGGACCTGACCGAAGCCGGCCACCAGCCCATGACGTCCGCTTGCGGCCGCTACGTGATGGTGTTCAACGGGGAGGTCTATAACCATATGGACATCCGCAAGCAGCTGGAGCAATCGGCACTGGCGCCCACCTGGCGCGGCCATTCCGATACCGAAACGCTGCTGGCCGGTTTTACCGCGCTGGGCATCGAAGCCACGCTGCAAGCGGCGGTTGGCATGTTCGCCATCGCGCTGTGGGATCGCGCATCGCGCAAGCTGATGCTGGCGCGCGACCGCATGGGCGAAAAGCCGCTGTACTACGGCTATTCGGGCGCCGAACTGGTGTTTGCGTCCGAGCTGAAGGGCTTGATGCCCATCCCCGGATTCGGCCGCGACCTGAATCGCAATGCGCTGGCTTCGTACATGCGCCACAACTACATTCCCGCGCCGCAATCCATCTACCAGGGCATCAATAAGCTGCCCCCGGGAACGTGGATCGAATTCACCGCCGACGACACTCGCAGCCGCCGCATGCCGGAACCGCGCGTGTACTGGTCCGCCCGTGAAGCCGCCGACGCGGCGGCGCGCGCGCCCTTGTCCTTCGGCACCGATGCCGAAGCCGCCGAGGCGCTCGAAGGGGTGCTGTCCAAGGCGGTCGGCGGCCAGATGCTGTCAGACGTCAGCCTGGGCGCGTTCCTGTCGGGCGGCATCGATTCGTCGACCATCGTGGCATTGATGCAGGCGCAAAGCGCCAAGCCCGTGCGCACCTTCGCCATCGGTTTCCACGAAAAAGGCTATGACGAGGCGCAGCACGCCAAGGCCGTCGCCACGCACCTGGGCACCGATCACACCGAGCTTTACGTGACCGCCGACGATGCGTTGGCGGTGGTGCCGTCGCTGGCCGATATGTACGACGAACCGTTCGCGGATTCCTCGCAGATCCCGACGTCGCTGGTCACCAAGATGGCGCGCCAGCACGTCACCGTGGCGCTGTCCGGCGACGGCGGCGACGAGCTCTTCGGCGGCTACTCGCGCTATTTCCGCGTGAACAACTGGTGGCAACAATGCGAGCGTGTGCCCGCAATGCTGCGCAAGCCGGCCGGCGCGCTGCTGTCCGCCTCGGCCCAACTTCCCGGGCGCGGCGCCTGGCGCGGCAAGGTCGGCAAGCTGGGCGAGCTGCTGCGCACCGATTCGCGCGGGGATTTCTATCGCCACTTCGTGTCGTACTGGCCGGAGCCGTCGCAGGTGGTCAAGGGCGGCGTGGAGCCCGTGTCGGAATTCGCGCGCGACATGCAAGGGTCGACCTTCGAAGCCATGATGAAGCTGGACACGGTCACGTATCTGCCGGACGACATCCTGGTCAAGGTGGACCGCGCGGCCATGGCCGTCAGCCTGGAAACGCGCGTGCCGCTGATCGATCACCGCGTGTATGAATTTGCCTGGAGCCTGCCGCATCAATACAAGGTGCGCGGCAACACGGGCAAGTGGCTGCTGCGCCAGGTGCTGCATCGCCATGTGCCGCAGGCGCTGGTGGACCGCCCCAAGCGCGGCTTTGCCGTGCCGCTGGCCGCCTGGTTGCGCGGCCCCTTGCGCGAATGGGCCGATGCGTTGCTGGACCCCGCGCGGCTGCGCCAGGAAGGCTGGTTCGAACCCGAGCCCATCCTGCGCAAATGGCGTGAACACACCTCGGGCCATCGCAACTGGGACAGCCACCTGTGGGGCGTGTTGATGATGCAGGCCTGGCTGGATCGTTATCGTGCAGCACCGGATCAAGGGGGAACGATTGGGAGTCGTTGA
- the murJ gene encoding murein biosynthesis integral membrane protein MurJ — MKALVRKLGNIHPDHQRIFKGAFRVAVFLLLGKAAGAIKEMAVAYRYGVSDAVDAYQFTMTMATWLPVTIVGVLSVVLIPVLVRLRRADDAERDQFIKELQGWVAAAGVALAIATWFAWPYVVDALGKGLPERVRGMTGDLLVAFAPVSALLLIAGISAARLRAHERHVNTLLDSVPAVATLAWVMLAVSADGVGPLLWGTLVGYAIQTVWLAWLAARADGGFWGAPRLTLRSPHWPELMGAAGVMLIGQVAMSFVGPLDQYAAANLGANANATLGYASRLLSLLLGIGAVSVGRAALPVLADVQARGDTDRARSMALKWSVLMVGAGAVAVAIGWVLAPWGVSVLFQRGAFTAENTEAVAHVLRWGLLQLPFYFGVLILVQLLASQNRYRIMAAIAVANFALKAVLNTVLAPKMGAAGIMLATSLMYVLSFACYLVVAMRKAEPKEAD; from the coding sequence TTGAAAGCACTCGTCCGCAAACTCGGCAACATCCACCCGGACCATCAGCGCATTTTCAAGGGCGCGTTCCGGGTGGCGGTGTTCCTTCTGCTGGGCAAGGCCGCCGGCGCCATCAAAGAGATGGCGGTGGCGTACCGCTACGGCGTCAGCGACGCCGTGGACGCCTACCAATTCACGATGACCATGGCCACCTGGCTGCCGGTCACCATCGTGGGCGTGCTGTCAGTGGTGCTGATCCCCGTGCTGGTGCGCCTGCGCCGCGCGGATGATGCCGAGCGCGACCAATTCATCAAAGAACTGCAAGGCTGGGTTGCCGCGGCCGGTGTCGCGCTGGCGATAGCTACCTGGTTTGCCTGGCCGTACGTTGTGGACGCCTTGGGCAAGGGCTTGCCCGAGCGCGTGCGCGGCATGACGGGCGACCTGCTGGTGGCCTTCGCCCCGGTGTCCGCCTTGCTGCTGATCGCGGGCATCAGTGCCGCGCGCCTGCGCGCGCACGAACGCCACGTCAACACCTTGCTGGACAGCGTGCCCGCCGTGGCCACGCTGGCCTGGGTCATGCTGGCCGTCAGCGCCGACGGCGTGGGCCCGCTGTTGTGGGGCACCTTGGTGGGCTACGCCATCCAGACCGTCTGGCTGGCCTGGCTGGCCGCGCGCGCGGATGGCGGCTTCTGGGGCGCGCCGCGCCTGACGCTGCGTTCGCCGCATTGGCCCGAACTGATGGGCGCGGCCGGCGTGATGCTGATCGGCCAGGTGGCCATGAGCTTTGTCGGCCCGCTGGACCAATACGCCGCCGCCAACCTGGGCGCCAACGCCAACGCCACGCTGGGTTACGCCAGCCGGCTGCTGTCGCTGCTGCTGGGCATCGGCGCGGTGTCGGTCGGGCGCGCCGCGTTGCCCGTGCTGGCCGATGTGCAGGCGCGCGGCGATACCGACCGCGCGCGCAGCATGGCATTGAAATGGTCGGTGTTGATGGTGGGCGCGGGCGCGGTGGCCGTGGCTATCGGCTGGGTGCTGGCGCCCTGGGGCGTGTCCGTGCTGTTCCAGCGCGGCGCCTTCACCGCCGAGAACACCGAGGCCGTGGCGCACGTCTTGCGCTGGGGCCTGTTGCAGCTGCCTTTCTATTTTGGCGTGTTGATCCTGGTGCAATTGCTGGCCAGTCAGAATCGCTACCGCATCATGGCCGCCATCGCCGTGGCCAACTTCGCGCTGAAGGCCGTGTTGAACACCGTGCTGGCGCCCAAGATGGGCGCGGCCGGCATCATGCTGGCAACCAGCCTCATGTATGTGCTGTCCTTCGCCTGCTACCTGGTGGTGGCGATGCGCAAGGCTGAACCCAAGGAGGCCGATTGA
- a CDS encoding glycosyltransferase family 4 protein, producing the protein MRILMLVSSMHAGGAERVAATLVNAWAERGDTVTLTPTYSSKGTCFYPLSDKVQLAWLADIAGTRASGAMAAFKRLMALRKHIRDTKPDVVVSFLTNVNVAAILATRGLGVPLIVCERTNPVAETTTGTVWRRLRRLLYPRADMVTVQAEDTAAPFSRQVPGIKRLAVIPNPLPAPLLEAPRVVQHDGDGPRELLAMGRLVTDKRFDLLIDVFAQLAPAHPDWNLRIWGEGPERAALEAQVAKLGLQARVSLPGRTETPWEELARGQAFVLSSLVEGFPNVLLEAMSLGLPCVAFDCPSGPREMTRDGQDALLVPTGNRDALRDALQRIMSDPLLRRQLGDRGASAVRQRYALSSVLSEWDELFDAVREGR; encoded by the coding sequence ATGAGAATTCTGATGTTGGTCAGTTCCATGCACGCGGGCGGCGCCGAACGGGTGGCCGCCACGCTGGTGAATGCATGGGCCGAACGCGGGGATACCGTCACGTTGACGCCCACTTATTCGTCCAAGGGCACGTGCTTTTATCCGTTGTCCGACAAGGTCCAGCTGGCCTGGCTGGCCGATATCGCCGGCACCCGCGCCTCGGGCGCGATGGCGGCGTTCAAGCGCTTGATGGCCCTGCGCAAACACATCCGCGACACCAAGCCCGATGTGGTCGTGTCATTCCTGACCAACGTGAACGTGGCCGCCATTTTGGCCACGCGGGGCCTGGGCGTGCCCTTGATCGTCTGCGAACGCACCAACCCCGTGGCCGAGACCACGACGGGCACCGTGTGGCGCCGGCTGCGCCGGCTGCTGTATCCGCGCGCCGACATGGTGACGGTGCAGGCCGAAGACACCGCCGCCCCGTTCTCGCGCCAGGTGCCGGGCATCAAGCGCCTGGCTGTCATCCCCAACCCCTTGCCCGCGCCCTTGCTTGAAGCACCGCGCGTGGTCCAGCACGACGGTGACGGCCCACGCGAACTGCTGGCCATGGGCCGCCTGGTGACCGATAAGCGCTTCGATCTGTTGATCGACGTGTTCGCGCAGTTGGCGCCAGCGCATCCTGATTGGAACCTGCGCATCTGGGGCGAAGGCCCGGAACGCGCGGCGCTGGAAGCGCAGGTTGCCAAGCTGGGCCTGCAAGCGCGGGTCAGCCTGCCAGGCCGTACCGAAACTCCGTGGGAAGAACTGGCGCGTGGCCAGGCCTTCGTGCTTAGCTCGCTGGTGGAAGGGTTTCCGAACGTGCTGCTGGAAGCCATGTCGCTGGGCTTGCCGTGTGTGGCCTTCGATTGCCCCAGTGGCCCGCGCGAAATGACGCGCGACGGGCAGGACGCCCTGCTGGTGCCCACCGGCAACCGCGATGCCTTGCGCGACGCCTTGCAACGCATCATGAGCGACCCGCTCTTGCGTCGGCAATTGGGCGACCGCGGCGCGTCCGCCGTACGCCAGCGTTATGCGCTTTCCAGCGTGCTGTCGGAATGGGACGAACTGTTCGACGCGGTGCGGGAGGGGCGATGA
- a CDS encoding glycosyltransferase family 4 protein, with product MSRRLMFVVNNPAFFMSHRVPVALAAQQAGYDVHVATMDGPAVADIQALGMTHHAIPMTRSGKHPLQELGTLRALVRLFRRVRPDVVHLVTIKPVLYGGIAARLARVPGMVAAISGLGFVFLSNSLKMRLVRAVVARLYRVALGHPNSRVIFQNANDRDLLKSLGAVRDEQVVMIRGAGVDLDAYRASPEPPSPPVVVTMVARLLRDKGVREFVDAASLLRKRGVPVTMQLVGGVDAGNPTSATQEEVEAWQREGAVQALGERSDIADLYAASHIAVLPSYREGLPKSLIEAAACGRAVVTTDVPGCRDAIDPGKTGLLVPVRDAASLADAIARLADDAVLRQAMGTAGRELAEREFDIRQVARVHVELYDALGRRAAGG from the coding sequence ATGAGTCGCCGCCTGATGTTTGTGGTCAACAACCCCGCGTTTTTCATGTCGCACCGCGTGCCGGTGGCGCTGGCGGCGCAGCAGGCGGGCTATGACGTGCACGTGGCCACGATGGATGGCCCGGCGGTGGCCGACATTCAGGCGCTGGGCATGACGCATCACGCCATCCCCATGACGCGCAGCGGCAAGCATCCCTTGCAGGAACTGGGCACGTTGCGCGCGCTGGTGCGCCTGTTTCGCCGCGTGCGCCCGGACGTGGTGCACCTGGTCACGATCAAGCCGGTGCTGTACGGCGGCATTGCCGCGCGGCTGGCCCGCGTGCCGGGCATGGTGGCGGCGATCTCGGGGCTGGGCTTCGTGTTCCTGTCGAACTCATTGAAGATGCGCCTGGTGCGCGCCGTGGTGGCGCGTCTGTACCGCGTGGCGCTGGGCCATCCGAACAGCCGAGTGATTTTTCAGAACGCCAATGATCGCGACCTGCTCAAGTCCCTGGGCGCGGTGCGCGACGAGCAGGTCGTCATGATCCGTGGCGCGGGGGTGGACCTGGACGCCTATCGCGCGTCGCCCGAACCGCCGTCGCCGCCCGTCGTGGTCACGATGGTGGCGCGCTTGTTGCGCGACAAAGGCGTGCGCGAATTTGTCGATGCGGCATCGCTGCTGCGCAAGCGCGGCGTGCCCGTCACGATGCAGCTGGTGGGCGGGGTGGACGCGGGCAACCCCACGTCGGCCACGCAAGAAGAGGTGGAGGCCTGGCAGCGCGAAGGCGCGGTGCAGGCGTTGGGCGAGCGCTCGGACATCGCTGACCTGTACGCCGCCAGCCATATCGCCGTGCTGCCGTCGTATCGCGAAGGGCTGCCCAAATCGCTGATCGAAGCCGCGGCCTGCGGGCGCGCGGTGGTCACGACGGACGTGCCCGGTTGCCGAGATGCCATCGACCCCGGCAAGACCGGCTTGCTGGTGCCGGTGCGCGATGCCGCATCGCTGGCGGACGCCATCGCGCGTTTGGCGGATGATGCCGTGCTGCGCCAAGCGATGGGCACGGCGGGGCGCGAGCTGGCCGAACGCGAGTTCGATATCCGTCAGGTTGCGCGCGTGCATGTTGAGCTGTACGACGCGCTGGGGCGGCGCGCGGCTGGCGGCTAG
- a CDS encoding glycosyltransferase family 4 protein, producing the protein MSQADSGRALRVLLFIHSLHGGGAERVAADLSAHWAGMGREVMVVTQANADGDVYALHPKVRREVLNTAGEGGGLRGIWSNVQRVRALRRVIKAFRPDIVLGMMTTASVLSVLAASGLGCRVIATEHTHPPSQTLSGLWQRLRRMTYPRAARVVALTRGTADWIERHVPGSRLAVIPNPVHWPLPRAEPMLKPNAAPDRKRLLAVGRLHADKGFDLLIQAYATLAPSHPDWDLVILGEGHERGALQAQIDQAGLGQRISMPGRAGNVGDWYDSADLYVLTSRFEGLSNTLLESMASGLAAVSFDCDTGPREIVRDGIDGVLVRPNGDVQALCKALSEVMENDARRQRMAQAATDVRDRFSAARVLQQWKELFDGVRESGR; encoded by the coding sequence ATGTCGCAAGCCGACTCCGGCCGCGCGCTGCGCGTGCTGCTGTTTATCCATTCGCTGCATGGCGGGGGCGCTGAACGGGTTGCCGCCGACCTGAGCGCGCACTGGGCCGGCATGGGCCGCGAGGTCATGGTCGTAACGCAGGCCAACGCCGATGGCGACGTCTACGCGCTGCACCCCAAGGTGCGCCGCGAAGTGCTGAACACGGCGGGCGAGGGCGGCGGGCTGCGCGGCATCTGGAGCAACGTGCAGCGCGTGCGCGCGTTGCGCCGCGTCATCAAGGCATTTCGGCCGGACATCGTGCTGGGCATGATGACCACGGCGTCCGTGCTGTCGGTGCTGGCCGCCTCGGGGCTGGGCTGCCGCGTCATCGCCACCGAACACACCCATCCGCCGTCGCAGACGCTGTCTGGCCTGTGGCAGCGCCTGCGTCGCATGACCTATCCGCGCGCCGCCCGTGTGGTGGCGTTGACCCGTGGCACGGCCGACTGGATCGAACGCCACGTCCCGGGCTCGCGCCTGGCCGTCATCCCCAACCCAGTGCATTGGCCGCTGCCGCGCGCCGAGCCCATGCTGAAGCCCAACGCGGCCCCCGATCGCAAGCGTCTGCTGGCCGTGGGCCGTCTGCACGCCGACAAGGGTTTCGACCTGTTGATCCAGGCCTACGCCACGCTGGCCCCGTCGCATCCGGACTGGGATCTGGTTATCCTGGGCGAAGGCCATGAACGCGGCGCGTTGCAGGCACAGATCGACCAGGCGGGCCTGGGCCAGCGCATCTCGATGCCCGGCCGCGCCGGCAACGTGGGCGACTGGTACGACAGCGCCGACCTGTACGTGCTGACTTCGCGCTTTGAAGGCCTGTCCAACACCTTGCTGGAATCCATGGCCAGCGGCCTGGCGGCGGTGTCGTTCGATTGCGATACCGGCCCGCGCGAGATTGTGCGCGACGGCATCGACGGCGTGCTGGTGCGGCCCAACGGCGATGTGCAGGCGCTGTGCAAGGCGCTGTCCGAAGTCATGGAAAATGACGCAAGGCGCCAGCGGATGGCGCAAGCGGCAACCGATGTGCGCGACCGTTTCTCGGCCGCGCGCGTCTTGCAGCAATGGAAAGAACTTTTTGACGGCGTGCGCGAATCGGGCCGCTAG
- the tviB gene encoding Vi polysaccharide biosynthesis UDP-N-acetylglucosamine C-6 dehydrogenase TviB, whose amino-acid sequence MLQIQDVKLAVVGLGYVGLPLAVEFGKKRSVIGFDINTRRIDALKAGHDHTLEVSDEELAEAAQLTYTADRAELGKANVFIVTVPTPIDEYKQPDLTPLVKASETIGAVLKRGDIVIYESTVYPGATEEDCVPVLERVSGLKFNVDFYAGYSPERINPGDKDHRVSTIKKVTSGSTPEVAELVDQLYKQIITAGTHKASSIRVAEAAKVIENTQRDVNIALINELALIFNKMGIDTEAVLQAAGTKWNFLPFRPGLVGGHCIGVDPYYLTHKAQSIGYHPEIILAGRRLNDSMGGYVVSQLVKCMTKQRIHVQGARVLVMGLAFKENCPDLRNTRIVDIVGELRDYNVEVDVYDPWVDPEEAVHEYGLTPVAKLEEGKYDAVILAVAHNQFKAMGAEGIRKLGKPQHVLYDLKYVLSPAESDLRL is encoded by the coding sequence ATGTTGCAAATTCAGGATGTGAAACTTGCCGTCGTGGGCCTGGGCTATGTTGGCCTGCCCCTGGCGGTGGAGTTCGGCAAGAAGCGCTCGGTCATCGGGTTCGATATCAACACCCGCCGTATCGACGCTTTGAAGGCCGGCCACGACCACACGTTGGAAGTCAGCGACGAAGAGTTGGCCGAAGCCGCTCAGCTGACCTACACCGCCGACCGCGCCGAACTGGGCAAGGCGAACGTGTTCATCGTGACGGTGCCCACGCCCATCGACGAATACAAGCAGCCCGACCTGACCCCGCTGGTCAAGGCCAGCGAAACGATTGGCGCCGTGCTCAAGCGCGGCGACATCGTCATCTACGAATCCACCGTGTACCCCGGCGCCACCGAAGAAGACTGCGTGCCCGTGCTGGAACGCGTGTCGGGCCTGAAGTTCAACGTGGACTTCTACGCCGGCTACAGCCCCGAACGCATCAACCCGGGCGACAAGGATCACCGCGTCAGCACCATCAAGAAAGTCACGTCCGGCTCGACGCCCGAAGTCGCCGAACTGGTCGACCAGCTGTACAAGCAGATCATCACCGCCGGCACGCACAAGGCGTCCAGCATCCGCGTGGCCGAAGCCGCCAAGGTGATCGAGAACACGCAGCGCGACGTCAATATCGCGCTGATCAACGAACTGGCCCTGATCTTCAACAAGATGGGCATTGACACCGAAGCCGTGCTGCAAGCGGCCGGCACCAAGTGGAACTTCCTGCCGTTCCGTCCGGGCCTGGTCGGTGGCCACTGCATCGGCGTGGACCCGTACTACCTGACCCACAAGGCGCAGTCCATCGGCTACCACCCCGAAATCATCCTGGCCGGTCGTCGCCTGAACGATTCGATGGGCGGCTATGTGGTGTCGCAGCTGGTCAAGTGCATGACCAAGCAGCGCATCCATGTGCAAGGCGCGCGTGTGCTGGTCATGGGCCTGGCCTTCAAGGAAAACTGCCCCGACCTGCGCAACACCCGCATCGTGGACATCGTTGGCGAACTGCGCGATTACAACGTTGAAGTGGACGTCTACGACCCGTGGGTCGACCCGGAAGAAGCCGTGCACGAATACGGCCTGACCCCGGTGGCCAAGCTTGAAGAAGGCAAGTACGACGCCGTGATCCTGGCGGTGGCGCACAACCAGTTCAAAGCCATGGGCGCCGAAGGCATCCGCAAGCTGGGCAAGCCGCAACACGTGCTGTACGACCTGAAGTACGTGCTGTCGCCCGCCGAATCCGACCTGCGTCTGTAA